One genomic region from Amaranthus tricolor cultivar Red isolate AtriRed21 chromosome 12, ASM2621246v1, whole genome shotgun sequence encodes:
- the LOC130796872 gene encoding gibberellin receptor GID1C-like isoform X2 produces the protein MAPNDGVNVNESKRVVPLNTWVLISQFKLAYNMLRHPDGSFNRHLAEYLDRKVVADPNPVQGVFSFDVVVDHSTNLVCRVYRTTVAEEVVVVGGQSTTIINLEKPVESDVIVPVIIFFHGGSFAHSSASSGIYDVLCRRLVGFCNAVVVSVNYRRAPENRYPCAYDDGWTVVKWVNSRNWLQSKDSKVHIYLAGDSSGGNIAHNVAVTAIDSEIEVLGNILLNPMFGGQERTKSEQGLDGKYFVTLQDRDWYWRAFLPEGENRDHPACNPFGPRGRSLEGLKFPKSLVVVAGLDLIQDWQLAYVEGLKKAGHDVKLLYLEQATIGFYLLPNNNHFFTVMDEIRKFVGIDQSIDQPER, from the exons atggCTCCAAATGATGGAGTTAATGTCAATGAGTCTAAG AGAGTTGTACCACTGAATACATGGGTTCTGATCTCACAATTTAAGTTGGCATACAATATGCTTCGACATCCCGATGGTTCGTTTAACCGTCACCTGGCTGAATATCTTGATCGAAAAGTCGTTGCTGATCCAAACCCGGTTCAGGGCGTTTTCTCCTTTGATGTTGTTGTTGATCATTCTACTAATCTCGTTTGTAGGGTATATCGTACGACCGTAGCTGAAGAAGTAGTTGTTGTGGGAGGTCAGTCCACTACTATTATCAACCTAGAGAAGCCTGTCGAATCTGATGTTATTGTTCCAGTGATAATCTTCTTTCATGGAGGGAGCTTTGCTCATTCATCTGCGAGTAGTGGTATCTATGACGTACTTTGTCGTAGGCTAGTTGGTTTTTGTAATGCTGTTGTAGTGTCTGTAAACTATAGGCGTGCTCCTGAAAACAGGTATCCTTGTGCCTACGATGACGGATGGACTGTCGTTAAATGGGTGAATTCGAGGAATTGGCTTCAAAGTAAGGACTCAAAAGTACATATATACTTGGCCGGAGATAGTTCAGGCGGTAACATAGCTCACAATGTTGCCGTAACAGCCATTGATTCTGAAATCGAAGTTCTGGGTAATATTCTTCTCAATCCTATGTTTGGTGGGCAAGAAAGGACTAAATCAGAACAGGGGTTAGATGGGAAATATTTTGTAACTTTGCAGGACCGAGATTGGTATTGGAGAGCATTTCTTCCCGAAGGAGAAAACCGAGACCATCCAGCATGTAATCCATTTGGTCCGCGTGGTCGAAGCCTTGAGGGATTGAAGTTTCCTAAAAGTCTTGTAGTCGTAGCGGGGTTGGATCTTATACAAGATTGGCAATTGGCTTATGTCGAGGGGCTGAAAAAAGCAGGCCATGATGTAAAGCTCTTGTATTTGGAGCAAGCAACAATTGGATTCTACTTGTTGCCGAATAACAATCACTTCTTCACCGTCATGGATGAAATCCGCAAATTTGTTGGTATCGATCAATCGATAGATCAACCAGAAAGATAG
- the LOC130796872 gene encoding gibberellin receptor GID1C-like isoform X1, which translates to MRCHYLTPHILIVHTRSPLLSFSVLVSSVCLQRVFLSSFPLFNIAASSTLRVVPLNTWVLISQFKLAYNMLRHPDGSFNRHLAEYLDRKVVADPNPVQGVFSFDVVVDHSTNLVCRVYRTTVAEEVVVVGGQSTTIINLEKPVESDVIVPVIIFFHGGSFAHSSASSGIYDVLCRRLVGFCNAVVVSVNYRRAPENRYPCAYDDGWTVVKWVNSRNWLQSKDSKVHIYLAGDSSGGNIAHNVAVTAIDSEIEVLGNILLNPMFGGQERTKSEQGLDGKYFVTLQDRDWYWRAFLPEGENRDHPACNPFGPRGRSLEGLKFPKSLVVVAGLDLIQDWQLAYVEGLKKAGHDVKLLYLEQATIGFYLLPNNNHFFTVMDEIRKFVGIDQSIDQPER; encoded by the exons ATGCGTTGTCACTATCTTACGCCTCATATTTTAATCGTGCACACCCGCTCTCCTCTTCTTTCCTTCTCTGTCCTTGTCTCCTCTGTTTGTTTGCAGAGAgtatttctttcttcttttccCCTTTTCAATATTGCAGCTTCTTCCACACTG AGAGTTGTACCACTGAATACATGGGTTCTGATCTCACAATTTAAGTTGGCATACAATATGCTTCGACATCCCGATGGTTCGTTTAACCGTCACCTGGCTGAATATCTTGATCGAAAAGTCGTTGCTGATCCAAACCCGGTTCAGGGCGTTTTCTCCTTTGATGTTGTTGTTGATCATTCTACTAATCTCGTTTGTAGGGTATATCGTACGACCGTAGCTGAAGAAGTAGTTGTTGTGGGAGGTCAGTCCACTACTATTATCAACCTAGAGAAGCCTGTCGAATCTGATGTTATTGTTCCAGTGATAATCTTCTTTCATGGAGGGAGCTTTGCTCATTCATCTGCGAGTAGTGGTATCTATGACGTACTTTGTCGTAGGCTAGTTGGTTTTTGTAATGCTGTTGTAGTGTCTGTAAACTATAGGCGTGCTCCTGAAAACAGGTATCCTTGTGCCTACGATGACGGATGGACTGTCGTTAAATGGGTGAATTCGAGGAATTGGCTTCAAAGTAAGGACTCAAAAGTACATATATACTTGGCCGGAGATAGTTCAGGCGGTAACATAGCTCACAATGTTGCCGTAACAGCCATTGATTCTGAAATCGAAGTTCTGGGTAATATTCTTCTCAATCCTATGTTTGGTGGGCAAGAAAGGACTAAATCAGAACAGGGGTTAGATGGGAAATATTTTGTAACTTTGCAGGACCGAGATTGGTATTGGAGAGCATTTCTTCCCGAAGGAGAAAACCGAGACCATCCAGCATGTAATCCATTTGGTCCGCGTGGTCGAAGCCTTGAGGGATTGAAGTTTCCTAAAAGTCTTGTAGTCGTAGCGGGGTTGGATCTTATACAAGATTGGCAATTGGCTTATGTCGAGGGGCTGAAAAAAGCAGGCCATGATGTAAAGCTCTTGTATTTGGAGCAAGCAACAATTGGATTCTACTTGTTGCCGAATAACAATCACTTCTTCACCGTCATGGATGAAATCCGCAAATTTGTTGGTATCGATCAATCGATAGATCAACCAGAAAGATAG
- the LOC130796872 gene encoding gibberellin receptor GID1C-like isoform X3, which yields MMELMSMSLRVYRTTVAEEVVVVGGQSTTIINLEKPVESDVIVPVIIFFHGGSFAHSSASSGIYDVLCRRLVGFCNAVVVSVNYRRAPENRYPCAYDDGWTVVKWVNSRNWLQSKDSKVHIYLAGDSSGGNIAHNVAVTAIDSEIEVLGNILLNPMFGGQERTKSEQGLDGKYFVTLQDRDWYWRAFLPEGENRDHPACNPFGPRGRSLEGLKFPKSLVVVAGLDLIQDWQLAYVEGLKKAGHDVKLLYLEQATIGFYLLPNNNHFFTVMDEIRKFVGIDQSIDQPER from the exons ATGATGGAGTTAATGTCAATGAGTCTAAG GGTATATCGTACGACCGTAGCTGAAGAAGTAGTTGTTGTGGGAGGTCAGTCCACTACTATTATCAACCTAGAGAAGCCTGTCGAATCTGATGTTATTGTTCCAGTGATAATCTTCTTTCATGGAGGGAGCTTTGCTCATTCATCTGCGAGTAGTGGTATCTATGACGTACTTTGTCGTAGGCTAGTTGGTTTTTGTAATGCTGTTGTAGTGTCTGTAAACTATAGGCGTGCTCCTGAAAACAGGTATCCTTGTGCCTACGATGACGGATGGACTGTCGTTAAATGGGTGAATTCGAGGAATTGGCTTCAAAGTAAGGACTCAAAAGTACATATATACTTGGCCGGAGATAGTTCAGGCGGTAACATAGCTCACAATGTTGCCGTAACAGCCATTGATTCTGAAATCGAAGTTCTGGGTAATATTCTTCTCAATCCTATGTTTGGTGGGCAAGAAAGGACTAAATCAGAACAGGGGTTAGATGGGAAATATTTTGTAACTTTGCAGGACCGAGATTGGTATTGGAGAGCATTTCTTCCCGAAGGAGAAAACCGAGACCATCCAGCATGTAATCCATTTGGTCCGCGTGGTCGAAGCCTTGAGGGATTGAAGTTTCCTAAAAGTCTTGTAGTCGTAGCGGGGTTGGATCTTATACAAGATTGGCAATTGGCTTATGTCGAGGGGCTGAAAAAAGCAGGCCATGATGTAAAGCTCTTGTATTTGGAGCAAGCAACAATTGGATTCTACTTGTTGCCGAATAACAATCACTTCTTCACCGTCATGGATGAAATCCGCAAATTTGTTGGTATCGATCAATCGATAGATCAACCAGAAAGATAG
- the LOC130796830 gene encoding uncharacterized protein LOC130796830, whose amino-acid sequence MKAAQDRQKSYADLSRRPITYDVGDKVLLKVSPMKGVMRFGVKGKLSPKYVGPYEVLERIGEVAYKLALPVELSKVHNVFHVSQLRRYRSDPSHVIAVESVEVNPNLTFEEKPVKILDRQVRSLRRKEVPLVKVLWRSQKYEQATWETEESMRLKYPELFVAEQSCCR is encoded by the exons atgaaggctgcccaggatcgacaaaagtcttatgccgatttgagtaggagacctattacttatgatgttggggataaggtgcttttgaaggtgtccccaatgaagggagtaatgagatttggtgtgaagggcaagctcagccctaagtatgtgggtccttatgaggtacttgagaggattggtgaagtggcttataagttggctttgccagtcgagctatctaaggttcacaatgtgttccatgtctcTCAGTTACGGCGTTATCGAAGTGACCCTTCGCATGTTATAGCCGTAGAGTCGGTAGAGGTCAACCCTAATTTGACTTTCGAGGAGAAGCCAGTCAAAATCCTTGATCGTCAGGTACGTTCTCTGAGGAGAAAGGAAGTGCCATTAGTGAAAGTTTTGTGGCGTAGTCAAAAGTATGAACAAGCCACCTGGGAAACTGAGGAGTCAATGCGACTTAAGTATCCCGAGTTGTTTGTAGCCGAACAAAG ttgttgcaggtga